In Terriglobales bacterium, the DNA window GACAGGCTCACCGCCGATCTCATCATGGCGCCGGCCAGGGGGGGTGAAGACGCCTGCACAGCTTCGCCGGCCACCGCGGATGTCGCATCACTCGTTGCCCGACGCGGCATGGATTGTGGCTTTGCCGGCGCAGCAGTCACCTCCGACTCACGCTGCTTCCTTTTTTCCTGCTGTATCTCTACCGCATCTGTTTCCGCGGCGACTCCCACCACTTCATTGGCACTCGCCGGCGGTGGCGGGGGCGCAACTGCCAACTGCTTCTGATTCGGCGGCGACACCATCGCGCCGACGGCCCCACTTGCGCCTGCGGCGGCCTGCGCCCGCAATCCCGCGGCCTGCCCGTCTCTCATCGGCATGGCCCCATCCGCTTCCAGGGGCGTCTCCCGTGGCTTGAGCGCCTTGGCCATTGAAGCAGGAGCCGGAGCGCTCGGCGCCGCGTTCATCGTTTTGGTGTCCAAGCCGGCCTCGGCAACCACATCTTTTTTTGTCTCGGATTTTGTCGTGGGCTTTTTGTCGGAGCTTTCTGCTCGCCTATGCGCGTCCGCTCTCTTGTTCTCTTCTCTTGCTTGCGCTCGTTCAGCGACAGGAGCAGCCTCTCTTTGCGTGGCTGATTCGACCGGTGTTTTTTCCGGCTCGGCCGGCGTTGCCACTGGCGATGTCGCGGTTGGTTTCGAGAACTCCACTTGCCGCGATTTCTGCACCACCACCGCCGCCGCAACTACCACCACGGCAGCCGTCACTCCTGCCCAGCGCAACATCGGCCAGCGGGCCCATTGCTTTGTCGCTGGAGCCGTGGCTGTTGCCGCTTCCGGCATCGCGATGGCGACAATTTCACGGCACAATGCACACGTGCTCAAGTGTGCGAGCACCTGTTCGTGCTCGCGCCCGGTCAGCGCTCCTTCCGCAAATGCGGCCAGCAGGTTGGCTTCCGGATGATCTCCGGACGGCGACTGCTTCATTCTCTGCCGCACGAATTCGGGTACTTTGCTCATTTCCTTGGTTCCTACTCGCCCCCATTGGCGCGTTCACTTCCAGTAGAGAACGCGGACGAAGGCGAATCTTGCGCCAGCCGCGCGCGCACGTTCACCTGCAAATCACGGACATCCGCCTGCAGCGCCTCATCCGCCTGCCGCTTGCTCATCCCTCGAGCCGTCAACCCGCTGCGAATCCGCTTGCGCAACCCGGCGGTGATTTTTTCCAGCTTGCGGCTGATGGTGGACTCATGGACACGCAGCACGCGCCCGATCTCCGCCAGGGTTCGCCCATCCAAAAAATACGCTGCCAGCACAAATCTATCTTCAATACTCAATTGCGCCAGGGCCTCGTCGGTCGCCGCTTCCAGCCGCGAATCCAGTTCAACCATCGCCACCGGTTCCGGCGCGGCGAACTGCATTCCCGCTTCGTCCTTCTCTTCCAGGCTCACCAGGCGGCGTTGCGTGCGATATCGCTTGACGAACTCCTGCGCCAGCACCGCGCGCAGCCAGCCTTCCAGCGACCCGCGCCCGGTGTAGGAGTCCAGCTTCGAAACCCGCTTCCCCTCGCGTTCCGTCGTCCCATAGAGGTCCGCATAGAGAGAATTCGCCAGTTCGCGGCCGGTCGCGTCATCTTTAGTAATGCCCAGAGCTGCCTCGTAAAGTTTCTCGCGAAACCTGGCCATGAACTGTTGCCACGCGCCCTCGTGACCTGCGGCGCACGCGCGTGCCAGCGCCAGTTCTTCCACCCGCAAACTGGAAATCAGCTCTCGGGTTTCTTCGGCGCCTGCATCCGCCGGCAAGTACTGAGCGGCGATCCTCTCCAGGATGCTCTCGAACTCCGCCTTCGTCGTGGAATATCCGGCGGCGCCGCTTCGTTCGAAAAGTTCCTCGATCAACGGTTGCAGGCCGGCGAGGCGCGTGCGGGCGAGCGCGGATTGGGAACTGCCGCTCATCACGATGGCTGATGGTAGCAAATTGCCGCCTGCCGCGTTGTTCGCCTGCGAGCTCATTTTTTCTGCAAGCGTCCGATGCCGCGCCATTCTTCCTTCGAGCAGAGGCCCCCGTCGTTCAAAGCCTGCTCCAGCTAGGGAGAACGCTCATGTTTCGCAAGCTTGCAGCTTTTATTTTCGTCGCCGCCGTGTCCGTTGCCGCGACCTTTGCCGGCGAAGTCCATGCCGGCTACAAGGTCCTGGCGCCCATCAGCCACGGCAATTTGACCATCTTTCCCGTCGTGGCTTCCGGCACGCATGACACCTCCGACTTCCTCACGCTCGATGAAGGTCTCCGCTCAGGCGAAGTCGTCGTCACCGAAGCCGGACGCATTCAGCCGCTGATGCGTCGCCACGTCTGGCCCAATCCCTCCGGCGGAGGCGAGGTCAACCGCCTCGTGCTGGTCAACAATTCCAATCGGCCACTGCTATTGCTGGCGGGGGAGATCGTCACCGGCGGCAAGCAAGACCGTGTGATCGGCAAGGACCGCATCGTTCCCGCGAAGAGCGACCCGATTGACCTTAGCGTCTTCTGCGTTGAACCCGGGCGCTGGACCGACGTCAGCCCCAACTTCAAAGGCATGTCGTCGCAGATGGCCCAACCCAGTGTGCGCCGCAAGGCCATGGCCGAGAAAAACCAGCAGGCGGTCTGGGATTCGGTTCGCTCCAGTAACGAAGCGGTGGCGCAAGCAGCCCCGCCGGGCGTTGCCGGCGCAATTGGCGGCACTACTTCCTACGCTCGGGTGATGGACAACTCCGAGGTCAAGAAGCAGGTTGATGAAATCGCCGCGCCGATGCAGCGCGAATACCAGGGCTTGCTCCATGAGTTGCGCGCCCGCAACGCGGTCGGCGTCGTCGCCGCCGTCAACGGCCGCATTCTCTGGGCCGACGTCTTCGCCAGCACCGCGCTGCTGGAGAAATACTGGCCCAAGCTGGTGCGTTCTTACGCCGCTGAAGCCTATGTCGTGCACGCCTCGTCCTACTCGAAGACGGACACGCGTGCCGCGCAGGATTTTATCGACAATCTCGAAGGCCGCCGTCAGGTGTCCGAGGTCGAACCCGGTGTCTTTCGCCATACCGAAATATCCGGCGATGGCTTCAAGGTGTTTGAGCTGACCTCGTTGCTGCCGAAAACCGGCTTCGACCTGCACCTCGCCAAGGCCGCCGAATGATGAACCGTCTTCACTTTGGCCGTGCCTCGAACATTTTTCGTTCCTGTGCCGCGGCGAAAAAGCGACGCTGGGTTTTTGCAACCTTTCCCGCCGCTCGCGCTCTAAAAAGTTAGTCAGGAGGCAATTATGTCCGAACTTGCGAGCCTAACCTGCGTGCCTTGCCGCGGCGGCATCCCGGCCTTAAAGGGAAACGAGCTGAACGAGATGAAGCGCAAGCTGCCCGGCTGGGAAGTGGTCAATGAGCATCATCTGCACAAGGCTTTCACCTTCCCTGACTTCGTGAAAGCTCTAGCGTTCGTCAACCGTGTCGGCGATCTCGCCGAGCAGCAAGGCCATCATCCCGACATTCTTCTCACCTGGGGCAAGGCTGAGATCACCATCTGGACGCACAAGATCGACGGCCTCACCGAGAGCGACTTCATTCTGGCAGCAAAGATCGATCAACTCTATAAATGAGGGACTGGTGGTTGGTGGCTGGTTGGAGATTTAGCGTTAACCACTGAGGGCCCAACCACTCACTGCTAACTCCTACCTACGAACTACCGGTTTTCACACGTGCCCGTTTCCACCCGACTTCCTTCTCGCCTTGACCGCACGCCGCAGACTCGGCAGCAGGGCTTCGTAGTATTCGACCACGGCCTCCACCCGCTTCGGCTCCGACCGCATCCCCAGCAGCTTTTGCTTGAAATCCAAGTCGAACGGCATCGCACCCGCGATCATGAATGAGAGTTCCTTCTCATCCGGCGACGGCGTGTCGGCCGCCGCACCCATCAGGGCCAGCGCTTCCGCATGAATCTCGATCAGGCGCCCATTTTTTTCCTTGGCCGGCGGCTCAGGATCGTCCACGAAATAGAGCACTTCGCCACGATAGAAGCTGCGCTCGGTATTGATGTCCATCACCTCGAAGCGCTCGCGCCCCTCGGTCACGATGTCCATCCGGCCGTCCTCGTACTGCTTGGTGACGGCCACGATTTCCGCCGCGCAACCCACGCTGGCCAATCCCTGCTCGGTCGCCCGCACCACGCCGAACTTTTCTTTCGATTCCAGCAATTCGCCGATCATCTCCCGGTAGCGCGGCTCGAAAATGTGCAGCGGCAGCGCCACATTCGGGAACAACACCACATCGAGCGGGAACAAAGGCAACAAGCGACTCACGCTCGCATTGTATCGCGTGCGCAGCATCGGTTTGCGATACGATAAACACAGGTCTGGCACACGCGCCGTGCGTGTGCGGAATAACATGTCCGCGGTGCGCGTTCTCCTGATTTCGACGTACGAATTGGGTCGCCAGCCCTTCGGCCTGGCCTCCCCCGCGGCCTGGCTGCGCGCCGAGGGCGCCGAGGTCTCCTGCCTCGACCTATCCCAGCAGGAGCTTGATCCGCTGGCGGTTCGCTGGGCCGAGCTCATCGCCTTCTACCTTCCCATGCACACCGCCACGCGCATCGCGCTGAGCGCCATCAAGAAGGTCCGCGCTCTGAATCCCGAAGCCCAACTGTGCGCTTACGGCCTGTATGCGCCGCTCAACGCCGGCCTGCTTCGGGCCGCGGGCGTTGCCGCTGTGTTTGGCGGCGAGTTCGAACCCGCTCTGGCCGAGACCGTTCGCAGCATCGCCGGCAATGGTCGCCGGATTCCGCCACAGGACAAGCCCCAGGTATCGCTCGACCGCCTGCAATTCCGCGTTCCTGACCGCACCGGGCTTCCCCCGCTTGAGAAATACGCGCGCCTCGTCATGCCCGACCGCTCCCTGCGCATCGTCGGCTACACCGAGGCCAGCCGCGGCTGCAAGCACCTCTGCCGCCACTGCCCGATCGTTCCCGTCTACAAGGGAAAATTTCGCGTCGTACAACCGGACATAGTGCTCGAAGACATTCGCCGCCAGGTCGCCGCGGGGGCAGAGCACATCACTTTCGGCGATCCTGATTTCTTCAACGGGATCAACCACGCCCTCGACATCCTGCGCGCCCTCCATCGCGATTTCCCGCAGCTCAGCTACGATGTGACCATCAAGGTCGAACACCTGCTGCAGCACGCCAAGCACCTCCCGTTATTGCGCGACACCGGCTGTGCCTTCGTTACTACCGCCGTCGAATCACTCGACGACCGCGTTCTCTCTATTCTCGACAAGAGCCACACGCGCGCCGATTTTCTGCGACTCGTCCCGCTCTTCCGCCAGGCCGGCCTTACGCTCGCGCCCACCTTCGTCGCCTTTACGCCCTGGATCACACCCGCAGGCTATGCCGACCTTCTCGACACCATCTCCGATCTTGACCTGGTCGAGAACGTCTCGCCGGTGCAACTCGCCATCCGGCTGTTGATTCCCGCCGGCTCGCGGCTGCTGGAATTAGCGGAGGTTAGTGACATCGTCGGTGAGTTCGATCCCGTCGCGCTCAGCTATCGCTGGCAGCATCCCGACCCGGGCATGGACGAGCTCCAGCAAGATATCGAACGCCGGGTGCAGACGCTGACCGCCGGCGGGCACAGCCGCCGAAGCATCTTCGAGGACGTTCGCCGCCTCGTGGGATCGCGACCAGGTTCCGCCCCGGCCGGCCATTCCATTGCCCAGGCCCCGCCTGTGAGTCTGCCCGCGCCGCCCGCCATGGCATCACGAGCCACTGTGCCCTACCTCACCGAGCCCTGGTACTGTTGAGCCGAACCCACCACGGGGCAGTTGGCCCCGTTCTGAATTCCTTCCGATCTCGTTTGCGATGGTACGGTCCGCATGTCACCACTTCGTGCGATACCCACCAAAGTGCCCTCTATGCGATTTGGTATCCCGCCTGTGACAATTTGGATTTCATCCCAGCCGCAAGCCGGCAACTGCTTGGAAACAAAGCAGGCAGGGATGGAACGCGAACTGCCTAACATTTTTACAATTCCAGGGTCTTGCTCCGCCTATTCATATCGGCATCTTGGGGCGTCGTAGAGTTCTAGTCAGGCACGAAATCTCTGGTCATCCGAGTCGATGGGTGCGCTGCCGGGTGCCCATGGCACTATCGTGTCCCACCACCTTGACCTCCGTCGCCCAAACTGGAGGGAACTACCCATGCCACTCGTAAGAACTCCTGTTCGATTCATGCTGGTTGTCGCCTGCATCGTCCTGCTGACGGCAACCTTCGCATTCTCCCAAGTCGGTGCCACCGGTATCGACGTCGTAGTCAGAGATCCGAGCGATGCTTTCGTCTCCGGTGCTTCCATCAAGATCTACAACGTGTCGACCGGCGTGCTGGAACGCCAGATGACCACCGGGAGCAACGGAGAAACGGTTGCCACTCTCCTGCGCCCCGGGACCTATCGCGTCGAGGTCACCGCCGCGGGATTCAAGCGGTACGAAGTCATCGTGGAAGTTCGGATCGGCGAAACCGTGAAGCAAGCTGCCAAGCTGGAAATTGGTACCGGCAACGAATCGATCACGGTGGAAGCGGCGCCTTCCCTGGTCAATACCGAAAGCGCCACCACCGGACAACCGATCGACTCCCGAACGTTGGAAGAATTGCCGCTAGCCTCGCCCAATTTTCTCTTCCTGTTGACTCTCTCCACCGGCACGGCGGGCGAGATGCCCGATGTGCGCGCCTCTACCCGCGGCAACATCGACATCAACGTCAATGGCGGTCGCACCACCAACAACGCCTTTTCCTTGGAAGGCATCAACGTCAACGACCTCAACCTGGCGCACTTCGACAACGTACCGCTGCCCAACCCGGATGCGGTGCAGGAATTCAAGACCGCCACCTCGCTCTACGACGCTTCGCAGGGCAGCAAGGGCGGCGGAGCGCTAGGGGTGATCATGAAGACCGGCAGCAAGCAATGGCACGGCGATGCTTATTGGGACCACCGCAATGACGCGTTCAATGCCAACGAGTGGTTCAACAAGCGGTCAGAAGCCCTCGCCGGGAAACCTAACGATCCCGGACGGCTGCTGCAGAATGTAGGCGGCTTTAGCCTGGGCGGACCGGTCCCCATTTTGAAAGGCTTCATCTTCGGCAACATGCAGACCGTCCGCGCCCGCAACGGCGTATCCACCTCGGGATCCGTGACCAGCGTGATCACGCCCGTATTCCCCACCAATGCCGATGGCACCACTTCGGCCGCGCTTTTGGCAGGCGCGGGCTTTGCGCCTAGTGCCAGCAAAGTGGATCCTACGGCGCTGAATATCCTGAACCTGAAGAACAACTATTGGTTCGGAACCTATGCTGTGCCCCGGCTTGGCCAATCCGGCTGCCCGACGAGCGCCACCACGACGACTTTTACCTGCCGTTTCAGCCGCATCACGCCCATTCGCGACGATCAATACAGCATGTCGTACGAGCGCGGTTTCCGTGACAACAAAGACAAACTCCGGCTGACCTGGTTCTGGGACAACGGCAATTATGCCACGCCATTCGGAACAGCCAGCACCCTGGCCTTCCCGCTGGCCAACGAGCTGCGAAACCGCTTTGCCTCTATCGGTTGGAACCACCAGATCAGCAATCGCCAGTTGAATGACTTCCACTTCGGGTTCAGCCGCTTCAATGCGGTCACCGGAAATCCGACGGACACCGTCAACTTGGCCGATGTGGGCGCCACCCGACCCAACATCTCTACCGTACCCGGAATTTACCAGATCACCATTACCGGCGCCTTCAGCATGGGCACCGGCGTGAACGACCAGCGCGGCACCGTGCAGAACTCCTTCACCGTGGGCGACACCTGGTCCATCGCCATGGGCAAGCACACCTTCAAAGCCGGCGGCGAGGTCGTGCGATACGAGATCAACCGCTTCAACAAGTTTGCCTTGCGCGGCTCGCTGGGCTTTGACAACTTCAGCAACTTCGTGCAAGGGATCATCAACAGCGAACAGTCGGCGGTGGGTGATCCGCAGCGCTACTTCCGCGACACCGACTACGCCTTCTTCTTCCAGGATGACTGGAAGCTGCGTCCACGTTTGACGGTGAACCTGGGCTTGCGCTGGGAAGGTCTGGGTTGGGCGCATGATACCAAGCTCCGCACCAGCATCATCGACCCAGGGCAGATCATTGCCAACGGCCCCGGCGCCGATCCGCTGTTATTCCCCTCGGCCAGCGCCGCGCCCGTGACCGGAACCCCGGGAATTGGGGATTGCGGCGTAAAGAACTGCCTGACCAAGAACTGGGAACCGCGCGTGGGCTTTGCCTGGGACGTTTTCGGTAACGCGAAAATGGTTGTGCGCGGCGGCGCCGGCCTCTATTACCAGCGCCTTTCGAACCAAAACCTGCTGCAGGGGGCTTTGGGGGCGCCTTACTTCGTCCAGATTGTCAATAACAACCCGCAAATCAGCGACCCTACCGTCACCTTGGCCAATCCCCTGGCTACCACACCCGCAGCGGTCGCTGTCGCCACGGCATTCATTCCGCAGGCCTCGCATTTCGCCGGCCTGCGCTATGTCACCGGACTTGGGACCAACTCCAGTCCCTGTGCTACGACTGCTCCAGCTGTGCTGAGTGTCAACGATCCCTGCGTCGCGCCGATTTTCGTCAATGACAGCGGCGTTAAATGCGCGAACTTCGGCGGTAGCGCCAGCAACTGCTCCATTAACCTGGCGTCCTTCTCCAGCGTCGACCCCAACGCCAAGGCGCCCTACACCGAGCAATGGAACTTGAGCGTGCAGCGCGATTTGGGACATGGCTGGGCGCTCGAGGCAGCCTACGTCGGCACTCACAGCGTAGGAGGCCTGGGTATCTGGGATCCTTACCTGCCTCAACTGGTCAGCCCAACCAGTCCG includes these proteins:
- a CDS encoding YCF48-related protein is translated as MSKVPEFVRQRMKQSPSGDHPEANLLAAFAEGALTGREHEQVLAHLSTCALCREIVAIAMPEAATATAPATKQWARWPMLRWAGVTAAVVVVAAAVVVQKSRQVEFSKPTATSPVATPAEPEKTPVESATQREAAPVAERAQAREENKRADAHRRAESSDKKPTTKSETKKDVVAEAGLDTKTMNAAPSAPAPASMAKALKPRETPLEADGAMPMRDGQAAGLRAQAAAGASGAVGAMVSPPNQKQLAVAPPPPPASANEVVGVAAETDAVEIQQEKRKQRESEVTAAPAKPQSMPRRATSDATSAVAGEAVQASSPPLAGAMMRSAVSLSPQWRLSSEGALERSLDAGRTWQAVRVAASWPALRALSSRDGDIWAGGKAGTLYHSADNGRNWSRVAVKSADAALESDIVGVEFTDAQHGSVRTASGEAWSTNDGGTTWSVRP
- a CDS encoding sigma-70 family RNA polymerase sigma factor, with the protein product MSSQANNAAGGNLLPSAIVMSGSSQSALARTRLAGLQPLIEELFERSGAAGYSTTKAEFESILERIAAQYLPADAGAEETRELISSLRVEELALARACAAGHEGAWQQFMARFREKLYEAALGITKDDATGRELANSLYADLYGTTEREGKRVSKLDSYTGRGSLEGWLRAVLAQEFVKRYRTQRRLVSLEEKDEAGMQFAAPEPVAMVELDSRLEAATDEALAQLSIEDRFVLAAYFLDGRTLAEIGRVLRVHESTISRKLEKITAGLRKRIRSGLTARGMSKRQADEALQADVRDLQVNVRARLAQDSPSSAFSTGSERANGGE
- a CDS encoding DUF6569 family protein, whose translation is MFRKLAAFIFVAAVSVAATFAGEVHAGYKVLAPISHGNLTIFPVVASGTHDTSDFLTLDEGLRSGEVVVTEAGRIQPLMRRHVWPNPSGGGEVNRLVLVNNSNRPLLLLAGEIVTGGKQDRVIGKDRIVPAKSDPIDLSVFCVEPGRWTDVSPNFKGMSSQMAQPSVRRKAMAEKNQQAVWDSVRSSNEAVAQAAPPGVAGAIGGTTSYARVMDNSEVKKQVDEIAAPMQREYQGLLHELRARNAVGVVAAVNGRILWADVFASTALLEKYWPKLVRSYAAEAYVVHASSYSKTDTRAAQDFIDNLEGRRQVSEVEPGVFRHTEISGDGFKVFELTSLLPKTGFDLHLAKAAE
- a CDS encoding 4a-hydroxytetrahydrobiopterin dehydratase — protein: MSELASLTCVPCRGGIPALKGNELNEMKRKLPGWEVVNEHHLHKAFTFPDFVKALAFVNRVGDLAEQQGHHPDILLTWGKAEITIWTHKIDGLTESDFILAAKIDQLYK
- a CDS encoding LON peptidase substrate-binding domain-containing protein, which produces MSRLLPLFPLDVVLFPNVALPLHIFEPRYREMIGELLESKEKFGVVRATEQGLASVGCAAEIVAVTKQYEDGRMDIVTEGRERFEVMDINTERSFYRGEVLYFVDDPEPPAKEKNGRLIEIHAEALALMGAAADTPSPDEKELSFMIAGAMPFDLDFKQKLLGMRSEPKRVEAVVEYYEALLPSLRRAVKARRKSGGNGHV
- a CDS encoding CUAEP/CCAEP-tail radical SAM protein; its protein translation is MSAVRVLLISTYELGRQPFGLASPAAWLRAEGAEVSCLDLSQQELDPLAVRWAELIAFYLPMHTATRIALSAIKKVRALNPEAQLCAYGLYAPLNAGLLRAAGVAAVFGGEFEPALAETVRSIAGNGRRIPPQDKPQVSLDRLQFRVPDRTGLPPLEKYARLVMPDRSLRIVGYTEASRGCKHLCRHCPIVPVYKGKFRVVQPDIVLEDIRRQVAAGAEHITFGDPDFFNGINHALDILRALHRDFPQLSYDVTIKVEHLLQHAKHLPLLRDTGCAFVTTAVESLDDRVLSILDKSHTRADFLRLVPLFRQAGLTLAPTFVAFTPWITPAGYADLLDTISDLDLVENVSPVQLAIRLLIPAGSRLLELAEVSDIVGEFDPVALSYRWQHPDPGMDELQQDIERRVQTLTAGGHSRRSIFEDVRRLVGSRPGSAPAGHSIAQAPPVSLPAPPAMASRATVPYLTEPWYC
- a CDS encoding TonB-dependent receptor, whose amino-acid sequence is MPLVRTPVRFMLVVACIVLLTATFAFSQVGATGIDVVVRDPSDAFVSGASIKIYNVSTGVLERQMTTGSNGETVATLLRPGTYRVEVTAAGFKRYEVIVEVRIGETVKQAAKLEIGTGNESITVEAAPSLVNTESATTGQPIDSRTLEELPLASPNFLFLLTLSTGTAGEMPDVRASTRGNIDINVNGGRTTNNAFSLEGINVNDLNLAHFDNVPLPNPDAVQEFKTATSLYDASQGSKGGGALGVIMKTGSKQWHGDAYWDHRNDAFNANEWFNKRSEALAGKPNDPGRLLQNVGGFSLGGPVPILKGFIFGNMQTVRARNGVSTSGSVTSVITPVFPTNADGTTSAALLAGAGFAPSASKVDPTALNILNLKNNYWFGTYAVPRLGQSGCPTSATTTTFTCRFSRITPIRDDQYSMSYERGFRDNKDKLRLTWFWDNGNYATPFGTASTLAFPLANELRNRFASIGWNHQISNRQLNDFHFGFSRFNAVTGNPTDTVNLADVGATRPNISTVPGIYQITITGAFSMGTGVNDQRGTVQNSFTVGDTWSIAMGKHTFKAGGEVVRYEINRFNKFALRGSLGFDNFSNFVQGIINSEQSAVGDPQRYFRDTDYAFFFQDDWKLRPRLTVNLGLRWEGLGWAHDTKLRTSIIDPGQIIANGPGADPLLFPSASAAPVTGTPGIGDCGVKNCLTKNWEPRVGFAWDVFGNAKMVVRGGAGLYYQRLSNQNLLQGALGAPYFVQIVNNNPQISDPTVTLANPLATTPAAVAVATAFIPQASHFAGLRYVTGLGTNSSPCATTAPAVLSVNDPCVAPIFVNDSGVKCANFGGSASNCSINLASFSSVDPNAKAPYTEQWNLSVQRDLGHGWALEAAYVGTHSVGGLGIWDPYLPQLVSPTSPLTIKDMNGNSYAITTNTVNNAPLRDQLLGLARKQGFRVDGNIGFSTYHSGQVTLSHRFAHGLYLQAGYTRSKNIDNVSGSQSTDELNNTRAGQAGANVLNNLANYQQNRAVSDFDRPNRFVLSYSWDLPVPKSGIWGSQLFQGWTIAGLAQYQNGLPFSITDSFSGRAFGGGTGTGLLVCRPVAEQIATLPGCTPGTVTTVSQLLLPGSAGGHPDNFMNPNFVSVAQVVGPCTSQSPTRGAGVTNTTCAASNASAPTTYGNVPRNAFRGPFQQDWDLSVIKHFKISERHSFQFRGDFFNLFNHPVLSTTPTSVALSSPATFTQFTNTAIPARIIQLGLKYSF